From a region of the Lactuca sativa cultivar Salinas chromosome 4, Lsat_Salinas_v11, whole genome shotgun sequence genome:
- the LOC128133491 gene encoding D-2-hydroxyglutarate dehydrogenase, mitochondrial-like, with translation MEWVADGAKIEVKKLLFQARLGEIEILSPFEFVDHLDSVQNPLASSIYDFYVLIETTGSNESNDKENVKGFLVDAMKSGLVSDGAISHDLNQTSSFWQIREGIPEALQKARVVYKYDLSILVKKIKTGGKANVVGYGHLGDGNLHLNVSGSQYDDVILVETEPFVYEWTSKQYASISAEHGLGLMKAKKIYYSKSTATNCMSTFELLRMPHQLLKKQPSSLYDRERHRGEDAGDGRGTANDLLEKIASLESEAEKSFMHRLFSSCFLKLKDAISEHEYFWLKVVLVALTSLVDVYTSSES, from the exons ATGGAATGGGTTGCTGATGGTGCCAAGATAGA GGTCAAG AAACTTCTATTCCAAGCTAGACTGGGTGAAATTGAAATATTATCTCCATTTGAGTTTGTTGATCATTTAGACAGTGTCCAAAATCCATTAGCATCTTCAATTTACGACTTCTATGTTCTTATCGAGACAACCGGAAGCAATGAATCTAATGacaa AGAGAATGTTAAAGGTTTTCTTGTGGATGCAATGAAAAGTGGTTTAGTAAGTGATGGAGCCATATCACATGATTTGAATCAAACATCATCATTTTGGCAAATTCGTGAGGGAATTCCAGAAGCATTGCAGAAAGCTAGAGttgtatataaatatgatttgtcaATTCTAGTTAAGAAAAT aaaaacagGTGGTAAAGCAAATGTAGTGGGATATGGTCACCTTGGAGATGGAAACCTTCATTTGAATGTGTCGGGCTCCCAGTATGATGATGTT atTTTGGTTGAAACTGAACCATTTGTGTATGAATGGACATCAAAGCAGTATGCGAGTATTAGTGCTGAACATGGATTAGGTCTTATGAAAGCTAAAAAGATTTACTATAGTAAGTCAACTGCAACTAACTGTATGTCTactttt GAGCTGCTTCGAATGCCCCATCAACTGTTGAAAAAACAACCATCCAGTCTCTATGACAGAGAAAG ACATAGAGGTGAGGATGCTGGTGATGGGAGGGGTACAGCCAATGACTTGTTGGAAAAAATAGCATCACTGGAAAGTGAGGCAGAAAAGTCTTTTATGCACAG GTTATTTTCGAGTTGCTTCTTAAAATTGAAAGATGCAATATCAGAACATGAATATTTCTGGTTAAAAGTTGTTTTAGTTGCTCTTACAA GTCTTGTTGATGTGTATACTTCTTCAGAAAGTTGA